TCATTTAGATTTTTATTTGAAAAAAGGTGAAAAGCATGAGGTAGTTTCTAATGCTCAAGTGACAGCTGCAATTCAACTACCAGACGGGAAACAAAAGTCGATACCTCTTGCCTATAACGCTGATGGTAAACTTTACGAAGCAGAATTATCAGAACAAGCAACTGGTCAATATCAGGTGAAAATTACTGCGAATGTCGGCGGTGAAAAGCTAAACGGTCGGTTTAATTTTAATCAATAGCAAGTTTGTCTTGCTCGCGGGACAGTTATGTTTTAAATGAGTTTATTTCATTATTTAACTACTGTCCCTAATTCTATAAAAAACAATAGTCTACTGCTTGTATGTTAATAGGCAAAGTTAAAAACTAAGATAATTCTTTTTATTAAGATAGAAGAAAGATATAGAAATCCTATTTTATTTTTGAAAAGCTGATAGTCATGTCTCACAATCATAGTCACGGACACGATGGCGGTGGCAGTAATTACAACCGTGCTTTTGTTATCAGTGTTGCCCTAAACACTGGTTTTGTCCTCATTGAGGCAACCTATGGCATTGTTGCTAACTCCCTTGCCTTGATTGCTGATGCGGGTCACAATTTGAGTGATGTTTTGGGTTTACTACTTGCTTGGGGCGCAAGCATCCTCGTCCGTCGTCGCCCGACATCACGTCGCACCTACGGGCTGCGCCGTTCTTCAATTTTGGCTGCGCTTTTAAACGCCGCTTTTCTCCTAGTTGTTTCTGGCGGTATTGGCTGGGAAGCAATTCAACGGTTTCGTGAACCTGCTCCGGTAGCAGGGGGAACAGTAATTACAGTAGCAGCTATAGGAATTTTCATTAACACAGTAAGTGCCTTGATGTTCTTGTCGGGGCGTAAAAGTGACTTGAACATCAGAGGCGCATTTTTGCATCTAGTTGCAGATGCTGTGGTATCTGTAGGGGTTGTACTGGCTGGTATTGCAATTATTGCTACAGGTTTGTTGTGGTTTGATCCAGCGGTGAGTTTGATTGTTACTGTGGTGATTGTAGCTGGCACTTGGGGACTTTTGCAGGAATCCTTGAATTTGATTACAGATG
Above is a genomic segment from Cylindrospermum stagnale PCC 7417 containing:
- a CDS encoding cation diffusion facilitator family transporter, with protein sequence MSHNHSHGHDGGGSNYNRAFVISVALNTGFVLIEATYGIVANSLALIADAGHNLSDVLGLLLAWGASILVRRRPTSRRTYGLRRSSILAALLNAAFLLVVSGGIGWEAIQRFREPAPVAGGTVITVAAIGIFINTVSALMFLSGRKSDLNIRGAFLHLVADAVVSVGVVLAGIAIIATGLLWFDPAVSLIVTVVIVAGTWGLLQESLNLITDAVPAGIEPLAVRTYLTELPGVAQVHDLHIWAMSTTETALTVHLVIPAGYPGDTFLARVVRELHDNFSIEHPTIQVETGDPSYQCPFAPDNLV